From a single Lolium rigidum isolate FL_2022 chromosome 7, APGP_CSIRO_Lrig_0.1, whole genome shotgun sequence genomic region:
- the LOC124672388 gene encoding transcription factor JUNGBRUNNEN 1-like — protein MGKVMESDDYHGAVVEGKVVVGEREEEQLLEEEEQDDDELVLPGFRFHPTDEELVTFYLRRKVGGKRLSIEIIKELDIYKHEPSDLPKANMVAGDKEWYFFCLRGRKYRNSVRPNRVTGAGFWKATGIDRPINAGGVCVGLKKSLVYYRGSAGKGTKTEWMMHEFRLPPRPDVSPAHSSPCFQEAEVWTICRIFKRTITYKRHPQQQVTGRVAAAVAPQPESSSVTGSCSLESACTGEYEYGYMNCPQVAPSQIPDAANNVTSVYNDQNFQGLQHWSNTEVHPMATQPQPAMDSLSVPSSPGAANDAYWDDIGRMVMELTDPTVLYDCRY, from the exons ATGGGAAAGGTGATGGAGAGTGATGACTACCATGGAGCTGTGGTCGAGGGGAAAGTGGTTGTAGGAGAAAGGGAGGAGGAGCAGCttctggaggaagaagaacaagacgATGACGAGCTGGTACTACCTGGTTTCCGATTTCACCCCACAGACGAGGAGCTCGTAACGTTCTATCTCCGGCGGAAGGTGGGCGGGAAGCGCCTGAGCATAGAGATCATCAAGGAGTTGGACATCTATAAGCATGAGCCCTCTGACTTGCCAA AGGCGAACATGGTTGCAGGCGACAAGGAATGGTACTTCTTCTGCCTTCGGGGTAGGAAGTACCGGAACAGCGTCCGGCCGAACAGGGTCACCGGCGCCGGTTTCTGGAAGGCCACAGGCATCGACCGGCCAATCAATGCCGGCGGCGTGTGCGTCGGCCTCAAGAAATCCCTCGTCTATTACCGCGGCAGCGCCGGCAAGGGCACCAAGACGGAGTGGATGATGCACGAATTCCGCCTCCCGCCGCGCCCCGACGTCTCCCCCGCGCACTCCTCGCCGTGCTTCCAAGAAGCG GAGGTGTGGACCATCTGCCGGATCTTCAAGAGGACTATCACCTACAAGAGGCACCCGCAGCAGCAGGTCACCGGCAGGGTGGCTGCCGCCGTTGCGCCGCAGCCGGAATCGAGCTCCGTCACCGGCTCCTGCAGCCTCGAGTCGGCGTGCACCGGGGAGTACGAGTACGGGTACATGAACTGCCCGCAGGTGGCGCCGTCGCAGATTCCGGACGCTGCGAACAACGTGACAAGTGTCTACAACGACCAGAATTTCCAGGGGCTTCAACATTGGAGCAACACCGAGGTGCATCCGATGGCCACGCAGCCTCAGCCGGCGATGGACTCGTTGAGCGTTCCCAGCTCACCAGGGGCGGCGAACGATGCTTACTGGGATGATATTGGAAGGATGGTGATGGAACTCACTGATCCCACTGTGTTGTATGATTGTAGATATTAA